A region of the Bacteroidales bacterium genome:
TTTTACCATACGGTATAAATAATGCTATAAACAGTGGTAATTCCTGGCGGAATTAATCTAACGGAACTTGTTAACATTAAAAAAAATAAAACTATTTAAACAAAAAATTTATCTATACCAAACAATTAATTCCGTATATATATCTTTTATAGAAAAATTAAAATAAATTGAATAAGCACCAGAGGTGCGCACTGTTTATAGAAAACAATGATAAAAAATATTTTAAGCTCCGTAGGAGTGTCCTGTTTATTAGAAATTTTATTAATAAAAAAAGAAATGTAATTATGGCAAATACATTTACACAAATTTACATTCAAATTGTTTTCACGGTTAAAGGTAGATTAAACCTGATACCAAAAAAACATAAAGAAGAATTACATAAATTCATAACTGGAATAATAAGCAATAGAGGGCAAAAATTATTAGCAATAAATTGCATGCCTGATCATACACATGTTTTTTTTGGAATAAAGCCTGATATTTGCGTTTCGGATTTAGCAAGAGATATAAAATCCGGCTCATCAAAATTTATAAAAGAAAAAAGATGGGTGAAAGGACAATTTGAATGGCAGGAAGGATTTGGTGGATTTTCTTATTCTCATTCACAATTAACAAATGTGATAAGCTATATAAATAATCAGGAGGAACACCACAAAAAGAAAACATTTAAAGAAGAATATTTGGAATTTTTAAAAAAATTTAAAATTGATTATAATGAAAAATATTTGTTTGATTGGATTGAATGACAGGTCGCACCTACGGAGCTTATTATACTATGGAATAACTATTACTATAAACAGACCGCTCCGCTGGAGCTTTTTGTTATACGGTATAAATAATGCTATAAACATTGGTAATTCCTGATGTAACTAACTTAAAATAAATTCATTATGCAAATCCAAATTACAACAATCAAATTCCCCGACTTGCGTTTTCATGCTTCTGCAGGACACAAATTACGCGGATACTTTGGCAATTTGTTTAAAGAACATTCATCTTTATTGCATAATCATTTGCAGGATGGAACA
Encoded here:
- the tnpA gene encoding IS200/IS605 family transposase; the protein is MANTFTQIYIQIVFTVKGRLNLIPKKHKEELHKFITGIISNRGQKLLAINCMPDHTHVFFGIKPDICVSDLARDIKSGSSKFIKEKRWVKGQFEWQEGFGGFSYSHSQLTNVISYINNQEEHHKKKTFKEEYLEFLKKFKIDYNEKYLFDWIE